The proteins below come from a single Kosakonia sp. SMBL-WEM22 genomic window:
- the hemG gene encoding menaquinone-dependent protoporphyrinogen IX dehydrogenase codes for MKTLILFSTRDGQTREIASYLASELKELGVYADVVNLNRTPEIEWTKYDRVVIGASIRYGHFHPALESFVKKHLQTLNTLPSAFYSVNLVARKPEKSSPQTNSYTRKFLLSSPWKPDHCAVFAGALRYPRYRWYDRFMIRLIMKMTGGETNTSQEVVYTDWQQVAHFAREIAQLKSKSPV; via the coding sequence GTGAAAACATTGATTCTTTTCTCTACCCGGGATGGGCAAACGCGGGAGATTGCCTCTTACCTCGCCTCTGAACTGAAAGAGCTGGGCGTGTATGCCGATGTGGTGAACCTGAACCGCACGCCGGAGATTGAGTGGACGAAGTATGACCGCGTAGTGATTGGGGCGTCTATTCGCTATGGTCATTTCCACCCGGCGCTGGAGAGCTTTGTGAAAAAGCATCTGCAAACGCTCAATACTCTGCCAAGCGCTTTCTATTCCGTTAACCTGGTGGCGCGCAAACCTGAGAAGAGTTCGCCGCAGACAAATAGCTATACGCGTAAATTCCTTCTTTCATCTCCCTGGAAGCCGGATCACTGTGCCGTGTTTGCCGGCGCGCTCCGTTATCCGCGTTATCGCTGGTACGATCGCTTTATGATTCGGTTAATTATGAAGATGACGGGGGGCGAAACGAACACCAGTCAGGAAGTGGTCTATACCGACTGGCAGCAGGTGGCGCATTTCGCCCGCGAAATCGCTCAGTTAAAGAGCAAATCGCCCGTTTAA
- the trkH gene encoding Trk system potassium transporter TrkH: MHFRAITRIVGLLVILFSGTMILPGLVALIYRDGAGRAFTQTFLAALVIGSILWWPNRREKGELKSREGFLIVVLFWTVLGSVGALPFIFSESPNLTVTDAFFESFSGLTTTGATTLVGLDSLPHAILFYRQMLQWFGGMGIIVLAVAILPILGVGGMQLYRAEMPGPLKDNKMRPRIAETAKTLWLIYVLLTVACALALWFAGMPAFDAIGHSFATIAIGGFSTHDASIGYFDSPTINTIIAIFLLISGCNYGLHFSLLSGRSLKVYWRDPEFRMFIGVQLTLVVICTVVLWFHDVYTSALTTVNQAFFQVVSMATTAGFTTDSIARWPLFLPVLLLCSAFIGGCAGSTGGGLKVIRILLLFKQGNRELKRLVHPNAVYSIKLGQRALPERILEAVWGFFSAYALVFIVSMLAIIATGVDDFSAFASVVATLNNLGPGLGVVADNFASMNPVAKWVLIANMLFGRLEVFTLLVLFTPTFWRE, encoded by the coding sequence ATGCATTTTCGCGCCATAACCCGAATCGTTGGACTGCTGGTCATCCTCTTTTCCGGAACGATGATCTTACCTGGACTGGTAGCCCTTATTTACCGTGACGGCGCAGGGCGCGCGTTTACTCAGACCTTTCTCGCCGCGCTAGTGATTGGCTCCATCTTGTGGTGGCCGAACCGTCGTGAGAAAGGGGAGCTGAAATCCCGTGAAGGGTTTTTGATCGTAGTGCTCTTCTGGACCGTGCTGGGCAGCGTCGGTGCGCTGCCCTTTATCTTCTCGGAAAGCCCGAACCTGACGGTGACCGACGCCTTTTTTGAATCCTTCTCTGGCTTGACGACTACGGGAGCCACCACGCTGGTGGGGCTCGATTCGCTGCCGCACGCCATTCTCTTTTATCGCCAGATGCTGCAGTGGTTCGGCGGGATGGGGATCATTGTGCTGGCCGTTGCCATTCTGCCTATCCTTGGCGTCGGCGGTATGCAGCTCTATCGCGCCGAGATGCCGGGGCCGCTGAAGGATAACAAGATGCGTCCGCGTATTGCGGAAACGGCGAAGACGTTGTGGCTCATCTATGTCTTACTGACGGTGGCCTGCGCGCTGGCGCTGTGGTTTGCCGGCATGCCAGCGTTTGACGCCATCGGGCACAGCTTCGCCACTATCGCTATCGGCGGCTTCTCGACGCACGATGCCAGTATCGGCTACTTCGACAGCCCGACGATTAACACCATTATTGCTATCTTCTTACTGATCTCCGGCTGTAACTACGGTTTGCACTTCTCGCTGTTGAGCGGGCGCAGCCTGAAGGTGTACTGGCGCGATCCGGAATTCCGCATGTTTATTGGCGTGCAGCTGACGCTGGTGGTCATCTGTACCGTGGTGCTCTGGTTCCATGATGTCTACACCTCGGCGCTGACCACGGTGAACCAGGCTTTCTTCCAGGTGGTCTCTATGGCGACCACGGCTGGCTTTACTACAGACAGTATTGCCCGCTGGCCACTGTTCCTGCCGGTGCTGTTGTTGTGCTCGGCATTTATCGGTGGTTGTGCCGGTTCAACGGGCGGCGGCCTGAAAGTGATCCGCATCTTGCTGCTCTTCAAGCAGGGGAACCGTGAGTTGAAGCGTCTGGTACACCCGAATGCGGTTTATAGCATTAAGCTCGGCCAGCGCGCGCTGCCGGAACGTATTCTTGAAGCTGTATGGGGGTTCTTCTCCGCCTATGCGCTGGTCTTTATTGTCAGCATGCTGGCGATTATCGCCACAGGCGTGGATGATTTCTCTGCCTTTGCTTCAGTTGTGGCTACGCTCAATAACCTGGGGCCGGGGCTGGGCGTGGTGGCAGACAACTTCGCCAGTATGAACCCGGTGGCAAAATGGGTGCTTATTGCCAACATGTTGTTTGGTCGTCTGGAGGTCTTCACCCTGCTGGTGCTGTTTACCCCCACTTTCTGGCGCGAATAA
- a CDS encoding IMPACT family protein: MESWPIPAAPVTFSEEIKKSRFITLLAHTDGVEAAKAFVESVRAEHPTARHHCVAWVAGAPDDSQQLGFSDDGEPAGTAGKPILAQLMGSGVGEITAVVVRYYGGVLLGTGGLVKAYGGGVQQALTQLTTTRKMPLTEYTLCCDYAQLAGIEALLGQFDGKIVSSDYQAAVRLRVALPQSHLEAFSAKLADFSRGALQLLKTEE, encoded by the coding sequence ATGGAGAGCTGGCCTATTCCGGCGGCGCCGGTCACCTTTAGCGAGGAGATCAAAAAGAGCCGCTTTATTACTCTGCTGGCGCACACGGATGGCGTCGAGGCGGCAAAGGCGTTCGTTGAGTCCGTGCGCGCTGAACATCCAACTGCACGTCACCATTGTGTGGCGTGGGTCGCCGGTGCGCCGGATGATTCACAACAGCTAGGCTTTTCTGACGATGGCGAACCGGCAGGGACGGCGGGCAAGCCCATCCTCGCGCAGCTGATGGGCAGCGGCGTGGGGGAGATTACCGCGGTAGTGGTGCGTTACTATGGCGGCGTGTTGTTGGGCACCGGCGGGCTGGTGAAGGCGTATGGCGGCGGCGTGCAGCAGGCGCTCACGCAGCTCACCACCACCCGCAAAATGCCGTTAACCGAATATACTTTGTGTTGCGATTATGCACAGCTTGCGGGAATTGAAGCGCTGCTCGGGCAGTTCGACGGGAAAATTGTCTCCAGCGACTATCAGGCCGCGGTGCGGCTGCGTGTCGCGCTTCCGCAGAGTCATCTGGAGGCCTTTTCGGCAAAGCTGGCTGATTTTAGCCGTGGCGCATTGCAATTGTTAAAAACTGAAGAATAA
- the pepQ gene encoding Xaa-Pro dipeptidase produces MDSLAALYKNHIVTLQERARDVLARSNLDALLIHSGELFNVFLDDHPYPFKVNPQFKAWVPVTQVPNCWLLVDGVNKPKLWFYLPVDYWHNVEPLPTAFWTEEIEVIALPKADDIGGQLPAARGNIAYIGPVPERALKLDIAASNINPKAVINYLHYYRAYKTDYELACMREAQKTAVIGHRAAHEAFQSGMSEFDINLAYLTATGHRDTDVPYGNIVALNEHAAVLHYTKLDHRAPAEMRSFLLDAGAEYNGYAADLTRTWAANSDTDFAQLIKDVNEEQLALIATLKAGVNYVDYHIQFHQRIAKLLRRHQIVTDISEEAMVEQNITGPFMPHGLGHPLGLQVHDVGGFMQDDTGTHLAAPSKYPYLRCTRVMQPRMVVTIEPGIYFIESLLAPWRDGPLGKHFNWQKIEALKPFGGIRIEDNVVIHENGTENMTRDLKLA; encoded by the coding sequence ATGGATTCGCTGGCAGCGCTGTATAAAAATCATATTGTTACCTTACAAGAACGCGCGCGTGACGTGCTGGCGCGCAGTAACCTTGACGCGTTACTGATTCACTCTGGTGAGCTGTTTAACGTCTTTCTTGATGACCACCCTTATCCCTTTAAAGTGAACCCGCAATTCAAAGCCTGGGTGCCGGTGACACAGGTACCGAACTGCTGGCTGCTGGTTGATGGCGTAAACAAGCCGAAGCTGTGGTTCTACCTGCCGGTCGATTACTGGCATAACGTTGAGCCGCTGCCGACCGCTTTCTGGACCGAAGAGATTGAGGTGATTGCCCTGCCGAAAGCCGATGATATCGGCGGCCAGCTACCCGCCGCACGCGGCAATATCGCCTATATTGGCCCGGTGCCCGAGCGCGCGCTGAAGCTCGATATCGCCGCCAGCAATATCAATCCGAAAGCGGTGATTAATTATCTGCACTACTATCGCGCCTATAAAACGGATTACGAGCTGGCTTGTATGCGCGAAGCGCAGAAGACCGCGGTGATCGGTCATCGCGCGGCGCATGAGGCGTTCCAGTCCGGGATGAGCGAGTTCGACATCAACCTGGCCTATCTCACCGCTACCGGGCATCGTGATACCGATGTGCCGTACGGCAATATCGTGGCGCTTAATGAGCATGCTGCAGTGCTGCACTACACCAAACTCGATCATCGCGCGCCTGCTGAAATGCGCAGTTTCCTGCTGGATGCCGGTGCGGAATATAACGGTTATGCCGCCGATTTAACCCGCACCTGGGCGGCGAACAGCGACACCGACTTTGCGCAGCTTATAAAAGATGTGAATGAAGAGCAGCTCGCGCTGATCGCCACTCTGAAGGCGGGCGTTAACTACGTTGATTACCATATTCAGTTCCATCAGCGCATCGCGAAACTGCTGCGTCGCCACCAGATCGTCACCGATATCAGCGAAGAGGCGATGGTTGAGCAGAATATTACCGGGCCATTTATGCCACATGGTCTCGGCCACCCGCTCGGTTTGCAGGTGCATGATGTCGGCGGGTTTATGCAGGATGACACCGGCACCCATCTCGCCGCACCGTCGAAATACCCCTACCTGCGCTGCACGCGCGTGATGCAGCCGCGCATGGTCGTCACCATTGAGCCGGGCATCTACTTTATTGAGTCGCTGCTGGCACCGTGGCGTGATGGGCCGCTCGGTAAGCACTTCAACTGGCAGAAAATTGAGGCGCTGAAACCGTTCGGCGGTATTCGTATCGAAGATAACGTCGTCATCCATGAAAATGGTACCGAGAACATGACGCGGGATCTGAAGCTGGCGTAA
- the fadB gene encoding fatty acid oxidation complex subunit alpha FadB: MLYKGNNLYLNWLEDGIAELVFDAPGSVNKLDTATVASLGEALDVLEKQTDLKGLLLRSEKAAFIVGADITEFLSLFQVPQEQLSQWLHFANSVFNRLEDLPVPTLSAVNGYALGGGCECVLATDYRLATPDLRIGLPETKLGIMPGFGGSVRLPRLLGADSALEIIAAGKDVDAEQALKIGLVDGIVKPEKIREGAVAILRQAMNGDLDWRAKRQPKLEPLKLSKIEASMSFTIAKGMVMQTAGKHYPAPITAVKTIEAAAKLGRDEALKLENQSFVPLAHSKEARALVGIFLNDQYIKGKAKKLTADVETPKQAAVLGAGIMGGGIAYQSAWKGVPVLMKDINEKSLSLGINEAGKLLNKQLERGKIDGLKLAKVIATIQPTLEYAGFERVDVVVEAVVENPKVKKAVLAETEEKVRPDTVLASNTSTIPISELASVLKRPENFCGMHFFNPVHRMPLVEVIRGEKTSDQTIAKVVAWASKMGKTPIVVNDCPGFFVNRVLFPYFAAFSQLLRDGADFRKIDKVMEKQFGWPMGPAYLLDVVGIDTAHHAQAVMAAGFPQRMQKDYRDAIDALFEANRFGQKNGLGFWRYKEDSKGKPKKEEDSAVESLLAEVRQGSHEFSDQEIIARMMIPMVNEVVRCLEEGIIASPAEADMALVYGLGFPPFHGGAFRWLDTLGSAKYLDMAQAYQHLGPLYEVPAGLREKARHNEPYYPAVEPARPVGALKTA; the protein is encoded by the coding sequence ATGCTCTACAAAGGCAATAACCTGTACCTCAACTGGCTGGAAGATGGCATTGCCGAACTGGTGTTCGATGCGCCCGGCTCAGTGAATAAGCTTGATACCGCCACCGTCGCCAGCCTCGGCGAAGCGCTGGACGTGCTGGAGAAGCAAACAGATCTAAAAGGGCTGCTGCTGCGCTCGGAGAAAGCGGCCTTTATCGTTGGTGCCGACATTACCGAATTCCTCTCCCTCTTCCAGGTTCCTCAGGAGCAGCTGAGCCAGTGGCTGCATTTCGCCAATAGCGTCTTTAATCGCCTGGAAGATCTGCCGGTGCCGACCCTCTCTGCGGTCAACGGTTACGCCCTTGGCGGCGGCTGCGAATGTGTGCTGGCAACGGACTACCGCCTGGCGACGCCGGATCTGCGCATCGGTCTGCCGGAAACCAAGCTCGGCATTATGCCGGGTTTTGGCGGCTCGGTGCGTCTGCCGCGCCTGCTGGGTGCCGACAGCGCGCTGGAGATTATCGCCGCCGGAAAAGATGTTGACGCTGAACAGGCGCTGAAAATTGGCCTTGTCGATGGCATCGTGAAGCCAGAGAAAATTCGTGAAGGCGCTGTTGCCATTCTGCGCCAGGCAATGAATGGCGATCTCGACTGGAGAGCGAAGCGTCAGCCGAAGCTTGAGCCGTTGAAGCTCAGCAAAATCGAAGCGTCGATGAGTTTCACCATCGCCAAAGGCATGGTGATGCAGACCGCCGGTAAACACTACCCTGCGCCGATCACCGCGGTGAAAACCATTGAAGCGGCGGCGAAGCTGGGGCGCGACGAGGCGTTAAAGCTGGAGAACCAGAGTTTCGTCCCGCTGGCGCACAGTAAAGAAGCGCGCGCGCTGGTTGGTATCTTCCTTAACGATCAATACATCAAAGGCAAAGCGAAGAAGCTCACCGCCGATGTCGAGACGCCAAAACAGGCGGCCGTGCTGGGCGCGGGCATTATGGGCGGCGGCATTGCCTACCAGTCAGCCTGGAAAGGCGTGCCGGTGTTAATGAAGGATATTAATGAGAAGTCGCTCAGCCTCGGCATTAACGAAGCGGGCAAGCTGCTGAATAAACAGCTTGAGCGCGGCAAAATCGACGGACTCAAGCTGGCGAAGGTGATCGCCACTATCCAGCCGACGCTGGAGTACGCCGGGTTCGAACGCGTGGATGTCGTTGTCGAAGCAGTTGTAGAAAACCCGAAGGTGAAAAAAGCGGTGCTGGCGGAGACGGAAGAGAAAGTGCGCCCGGATACCGTGCTGGCCTCCAACACCTCCACCATTCCTATCAGCGAGCTGGCAAGCGTGCTGAAACGCCCGGAGAACTTCTGCGGCATGCACTTCTTTAACCCGGTGCACCGTATGCCGCTGGTTGAAGTGATCCGCGGTGAGAAAACCTCCGATCAGACCATCGCCAAAGTGGTGGCCTGGGCGAGCAAGATGGGCAAAACCCCGATTGTGGTCAACGACTGCCCCGGCTTCTTCGTTAACCGTGTGCTGTTCCCCTACTTTGCTGCTTTCAGTCAGCTGCTGCGCGACGGCGCTGACTTCCGCAAAATCGACAAAGTGATGGAGAAACAGTTCGGCTGGCCGATGGGCCCGGCTTACCTGCTCGACGTTGTCGGTATTGATACCGCGCATCATGCACAGGCAGTGATGGCCGCCGGTTTCCCGCAGCGTATGCAGAAAGATTACCGCGACGCCATCGACGCGCTGTTTGAGGCGAACCGCTTTGGGCAGAAGAATGGCCTCGGCTTCTGGCGCTATAAAGAGGACAGCAAAGGCAAACCGAAGAAAGAGGAAGATAGCGCCGTTGAGAGCCTGCTGGCCGAAGTTCGCCAGGGCAGCCATGAGTTCTCCGATCAGGAGATCATCGCCCGCATGATGATCCCGATGGTGAACGAAGTGGTGCGCTGCCTCGAAGAGGGCATTATCGCCAGCCCAGCCGAAGCAGATATGGCGCTGGTGTATGGCCTCGGCTTCCCTCCGTTCCACGGCGGCGCTTTCCGCTGGCTCGATACGCTTGGCAGCGCGAAATACCTCGATATGGCGCAAGCGTATCAGCACCTCGGGCCGCTATATGAGGTCCCGGCCGGGTTACGTGAAAAGGCGCGCCACAACGAGCCTTACTATCCCGCGGTTGAACCTGCGCGCCCGGTTGGCGCTTTAAAAACGGCTTAA
- the fadA gene encoding acetyl-CoA C-acyltransferase FadA, which translates to MEQVVIVDAVRTPMGRSKGGAFRHVRAEDLSAHLMRSLLARNPALEASAIDDIYWGCVQQTLEQGFNIARNAALLAEIPHSVPAVTVNRLCGSSMQALHDAARMIMTGDAQVCLVGGVEHMGHVPMNHGVDFHPGMSRNVAKAAGMMGLTAEMLSRMHGISREMQDAFAARSHARAWAATQSGAFKNEIIPTGGHDADGVLKQFNYDEVIRPETTVEALSTLRPAFDPVSGTVTAGTSSALSDGASAMLVMSESRARELGLTPRARIRSMAVVGCDPSIMGYGPVPASQLALKKAGLTASDIDLFEMNEAFAAQILPCIKDLGLMEQIDEKINLNGGAIALGHPLGCSGTRISTTLLNLMERKDAQLGLATMCIGLGQGIATVFERL; encoded by the coding sequence ATGGAACAGGTTGTCATTGTCGATGCAGTACGTACCCCGATGGGCCGTTCAAAAGGCGGCGCTTTTCGCCACGTCCGCGCGGAAGATCTCTCTGCGCACTTGATGCGTAGCCTTTTGGCGCGCAACCCGGCGCTGGAAGCGAGTGCGATTGACGATATTTATTGGGGCTGCGTACAGCAGACCCTTGAGCAGGGTTTCAACATTGCCCGTAACGCCGCGCTGTTAGCGGAGATCCCCCACTCGGTTCCGGCGGTGACCGTCAACCGCCTGTGCGGGTCGTCGATGCAGGCGCTGCATGATGCCGCGCGTATGATCATGACTGGTGATGCGCAGGTCTGCCTGGTGGGCGGCGTGGAACATATGGGCCATGTGCCGATGAACCACGGTGTCGATTTCCACCCGGGCATGAGCCGTAACGTTGCTAAAGCAGCGGGAATGATGGGGCTGACCGCAGAAATGCTGTCGCGCATGCACGGCATCAGCCGTGAGATGCAGGATGCTTTCGCCGCCCGCTCTCATGCTCGCGCCTGGGCCGCCACGCAGTCCGGCGCGTTCAAAAACGAGATCATTCCCACCGGCGGGCATGATGCTGACGGCGTGCTCAAGCAGTTTAATTACGACGAAGTGATCCGCCCGGAAACCACCGTTGAGGCACTCTCGACGCTGCGCCCGGCATTCGACCCGGTCAGCGGCACCGTTACCGCCGGGACATCATCGGCGCTGTCGGATGGCGCATCGGCGATGCTGGTGATGAGCGAAAGCCGCGCCCGTGAGCTCGGCTTAACGCCGCGCGCGCGGATCCGCTCGATGGCGGTGGTCGGCTGCGATCCGTCGATTATGGGTTACGGCCCGGTGCCGGCGTCGCAGCTGGCGCTAAAAAAAGCGGGGCTGACCGCCAGCGATATCGATCTGTTTGAGATGAACGAAGCCTTTGCCGCGCAGATCCTGCCGTGCATTAAAGATCTGGGGCTGATGGAGCAGATCGACGAGAAGATCAATCTCAACGGCGGCGCGATCGCTCTTGGTCACCCGCTGGGCTGCTCCGGTACCCGTATCAGCACCACGCTGCTCAACCTGATGGAGCGTAAAGACGCCCAGTTGGGTCTGGCAACGATGTGTATCGGTTTGGGTCAGGGGATCGCCACGGTATTTGAGCGCCTTTAA
- the fre gene encoding NAD(P)H-flavin reductase gives MTTLSCKVTSVDAITDTVYRVRLVPEAAFSFRAGQYLMVVMDERDKRPFSMASTPDQHDYIELHIGASELNLYAMAVMDRILKEREIVIDIPHGDAWLRDDEERPMVLIAGGTGFSYVRSILLTSLAKTPDRDITIYWGGREAKHLYDLSELEALSVTHPNLNVVPVVEQPDEEWRGRSGTVLAAVLQDFGSLSGHDIYIAGRFEMAKIARDLFCSERGAREDRLFGDAFAFI, from the coding sequence ATGACAACCTTAAGCTGTAAAGTGACCTCGGTAGATGCCATCACTGATACCGTGTATCGCGTCCGTTTAGTGCCGGAAGCGGCATTTTCATTTCGTGCAGGCCAGTACTTGATGGTGGTGATGGATGAGCGTGACAAGCGCCCCTTCTCCATGGCGTCGACTCCCGATCAGCACGACTATATCGAACTGCATATCGGTGCTTCCGAGTTAAACCTTTACGCAATGGCGGTGATGGATCGCATCCTGAAAGAGCGCGAAATCGTTATCGACATTCCCCACGGTGATGCCTGGCTGCGCGACGATGAAGAGCGCCCGATGGTGCTGATTGCCGGCGGGACAGGTTTCTCCTACGTGCGCTCTATTCTGCTCACTTCGCTGGCGAAAACCCCGGACCGCGATATCACCATTTACTGGGGCGGGCGTGAAGCGAAGCACCTCTACGATCTCTCCGAGCTAGAAGCGCTGTCGGTTACACACCCGAATCTTAACGTGGTACCGGTGGTAGAGCAGCCGGATGAAGAGTGGCGCGGCCGGTCAGGCACCGTACTCGCTGCCGTGCTGCAGGATTTCGGCTCCCTTTCCGGGCACGATATCTACATCGCCGGCCGCTTCGAGATGGCAAAAATCGCCCGCGATCTCTTCTGCAGCGAGCGCGGCGCGCGTGAGGATCGGTTGTTTGGTGACGCGTTCGCGTTCATCTGA
- the ubiD gene encoding 4-hydroxy-3-polyprenylbenzoate decarboxylase encodes MKYTDLRDFLTLLEQQGELKRIALPVDPYLEMTEIADRTLRAGGPALLFENPKGYAMPVLCNLFGTPRRVALGMGQDDVSALRDVGKLLAFLKEPEPPKGFRDLFDKLPQFKQVLNMPTKRLRGAPCQQKVVQGDAVDLHTIPIMQCWPEDAAPLITWGLTVTRGPHKERQNLGIYRQQLIGKNKLIMRWLSHRGGALDFQEWQNARPGERFPVAVALGADPATILGAVTPVPDTLSEYAFAGLLRGNKTEVVKCISNDLEVPASAEIVLEGYIEAGEMAPEGPYGDHTGYYNEIDNFPVFTVTHITQREDAIYHSTYTGRPPDEPAVLGVALNEVFVPILQKQFPEIVDFYLPPEGCSYRLAVVTIKKQYAGHAKRVMMGVWSFLRQFMYTKFVIVCDDDVNARDWNDVIWAITTRMDPARDTVLVENTPIDYLDFASPVSGLGSKMGLDATNKWPGETDREWGRPIKKDPEVTARIDAIWDELAIMNAEK; translated from the coding sequence ATGAAATACACCGATCTTCGCGATTTTCTGACACTACTTGAACAACAGGGCGAGCTAAAACGCATCGCGCTTCCGGTTGATCCCTATCTGGAAATGACGGAAATAGCCGATCGTACGCTGCGTGCGGGCGGTCCGGCGTTGTTGTTTGAAAATCCGAAAGGCTATGCGATGCCGGTGTTGTGCAACCTCTTCGGCACGCCGCGTCGTGTCGCACTGGGCATGGGACAGGATGATGTCAGCGCGCTGCGTGACGTCGGCAAACTGTTGGCGTTCCTGAAAGAGCCGGAGCCGCCAAAAGGGTTCCGCGATCTCTTCGATAAGCTGCCGCAGTTCAAGCAAGTGCTGAACATGCCGACCAAACGCCTGCGCGGTGCGCCGTGCCAGCAAAAGGTGGTGCAGGGCGATGCCGTCGATCTGCACACCATCCCGATTATGCAGTGCTGGCCGGAAGATGCTGCGCCGCTGATCACCTGGGGGCTGACCGTCACCCGCGGGCCGCACAAAGAGCGCCAGAACCTGGGGATCTACCGCCAGCAGCTGATTGGCAAAAATAAGCTAATTATGCGCTGGCTCTCCCACCGCGGCGGCGCCCTCGATTTTCAGGAGTGGCAAAATGCTCGCCCGGGCGAGCGTTTCCCGGTCGCCGTGGCGCTGGGTGCCGACCCGGCCACCATTCTTGGCGCAGTAACGCCGGTGCCGGACACCCTCTCTGAATATGCCTTTGCCGGGCTGCTGCGCGGCAATAAAACCGAAGTCGTGAAGTGCATATCAAACGATCTCGAAGTGCCTGCCAGCGCCGAGATTGTGCTGGAAGGCTATATTGAAGCGGGTGAGATGGCGCCAGAAGGGCCCTATGGCGATCACACCGGCTACTATAATGAAATCGATAACTTCCCGGTATTTACGGTCACGCATATCACGCAGCGTGAAGATGCGATTTACCACTCCACCTACACCGGACGGCCGCCGGATGAGCCTGCGGTGCTGGGCGTGGCGCTGAATGAAGTCTTTGTGCCGATCCTGCAAAAGCAGTTCCCGGAGATTGTTGATTTCTATCTGCCGCCGGAAGGGTGTTCCTATCGCCTGGCGGTCGTGACCATCAAGAAGCAGTATGCCGGGCATGCCAAACGCGTGATGATGGGCGTCTGGTCTTTCCTGCGCCAGTTTATGTACACCAAATTTGTGATCGTGTGCGATGACGATGTTAACGCCCGCGATTGGAACGATGTGATCTGGGCCATCACCACCCGAATGGACCCTGCGCGGGATACGGTTCTGGTGGAGAATACGCCGATCGATTATCTGGATTTTGCCTCGCCGGTTTCCGGGCTTGGTTCAAAAATGGGCCTGGATGCCACCAATAAATGGCCTGGCGAAACCGACCGTGAGTGGGGTCGCCCGATCAAGAAAGATCCCGAGGTGACGGCGCGAATCGACGCCATCTGGGATGAACTGGCCATAATGAACGCCGAAAAATAG
- the rfaH gene encoding transcription/translation regulatory transformer protein RfaH, with product MQSWYLLYCKRGQLQRAQEHLERQSVSCLTPMIALEKIVRGKRTTVKEPLFPNYLFVEFDPEVIHTTTINATRGVSHFVRFGIHPASVPQAVIQQLEAYQPEGITDPETPYPGDSVVITEGALEGLQAIFKEPDGEARSMLLLHLLNKQVLQSVKNTDFRKA from the coding sequence ATGCAATCCTGGTATCTACTCTACTGCAAACGAGGCCAACTTCAGCGCGCCCAGGAACACCTGGAACGCCAGTCAGTCTCCTGTCTGACGCCGATGATTGCGCTGGAAAAGATCGTCCGCGGCAAGCGGACAACGGTGAAAGAGCCTCTCTTTCCAAACTACCTGTTTGTGGAATTCGATCCAGAGGTCATACACACCACGACCATCAACGCAACGCGCGGCGTCAGCCACTTTGTACGTTTTGGTATTCATCCGGCAAGCGTTCCACAGGCCGTGATCCAACAGCTTGAAGCGTATCAGCCGGAAGGGATAACCGATCCGGAAACGCCCTATCCTGGGGACAGCGTTGTGATTACGGAAGGTGCGCTGGAAGGGTTGCAGGCTATTTTCAAAGAGCCGGATGGCGAAGCCCGCTCCATGCTGCTGCTGCATCTTCTCAATAAGCAAGTTTTGCAGAGTGTCAAAAACACCGATTTCCGCAAAGCCTGA